The Solanum lycopersicum chromosome 6, SLM_r2.1 genome has a window encoding:
- the LOC138349324 gene encoding uncharacterized protein, with translation MEELPFKYLAVPLSTKKMSVIQWYPLIEKIMARITSWKARKLSYAGRKQIVQTVLFGVQAYWAQLFLFPAKIIKLIDSLCRSYLWSGVGKVTRKALIAWEKVCRPKNEGGMGLINMQIWNRAAIAKLCWDLANKEDKLWIKWIHVYYMRGQNDWQKREQASWMIRKIMQAKQIVDQVHIKEGKGMVKQIYDHLRREQPKPLWKCLMFNNSASPKAIFTLWIHMYTKLAIVDRLAKWGLTHDTACVLCTNRDESMDHMFLQCYYVGEIWERVLAWAGFKSNRAETWTQFVQWCIQHGKGKTTRAQLFKMILAEVVYAVWNERNKIIFEDKKTLIDAIVKKIAVVTIARSPISISKIISHRKIDA, from the coding sequence ATGGAAGAACTTCCTTTCAAGTATCTGGCAGTACCTCTATCAACCAAGAAGATGTCTGTGATACAATGGTACCCCCTCATAGAGAAAATAATGGCAAGAATCACCTCATGGAAAGCTAGGAAGTTATCATATGCAGGAAGGAAACAAATAGTACAAACAGTGCTCTTTGGAGTTCAAGCTTACTGGGCTCAACTATTCCTATTTCCAGCTaagataatcaaattaattgatAGTCTGTGTAGAAGTTATCTTTGGTCTGGTGTTGGGAAGGTAACTAGGAAAGCCTTAATAGCATGGGAAAAAGTATGTAGGCCAAAAAATGAAGGAGGCATGGGGCTGATAAATATGCAAATATGGAATAGAGCTGCAATAGCCAAACTTTGTTGGGATTTGGCAAACAAGGAAGACAAGCTGTGGATCAAATGGATACATGTATATTACATGAGAGGGCAGAATGATTGGCAGAAGAGAGAACAAGCTAGTTGGATGATCAGGAAGATAATGCAGGCTAAACAAATAGTTGATCAAGTTCACataaaagaaggaaaaggaatGGTTAAGCAAATTTATGATCATTTGAGAAGGGAGCAACCTAAACCATTGTGGAAATGCCTAATGTTCAATAATTCAGCAAGTCCTAAAGCTATATTTACTCTGTGGATACATATGTATACAAAGCTAGCAATAGTGGATAGGCTTGCTAAATGGGGGTTAACACATGATACAGCTTGTGTGCTATGTACAAATAGGGATGAAAGTATGGACCACATGTTCTTACAATGTTACTATGTAGGGGAAATATGGGAAAGAGTATTAGCATGGGCTGGTTTCAAAAGCAACAGAGCAGAGACATGGACACAGTTTGTGCAATGGTGTATACAACATGGGAAGGGGAAGACTACAAGAGCACAATTATTCAAGATGATATTAGCTGAAGTTGTATATGCTGTTTGGAATGAGAGAAACAAGATAATCTTCGAAGACAAGAAGACTTTGATAGATGCGATTGTTAAGAAGATAGCTGTTGTAACTATTGCAAGATCTCCTATTAGCATTAGTAAGATTATTAGCCATAGGAAGATTGATGCTTAG